A portion of the Cellulophaga algicola DSM 14237 genome contains these proteins:
- a CDS encoding RagB/SusD family nutrient uptake outer membrane protein: protein MKIIKYKIYIILIGSLLLFGCNEDSFLEEINPNAITPDTFWESEQQYTSALTSVYGALQFQDISGGELQYEMILGDIAGTESWYRPAAFRNLTYNDGTYHVTDKWDQLYIGIFRANQVIQNIQNADSAIFSEDAKLQIEAQAKFLRAFFYFQLAHNYGGAVIHTSVAETKEELSKPFSSIAEVNSAVIFPDLIFAKDNLPQTWDAKNIGRATWGAAKSLLGKAYLFDEDFSKAASEFNDVIQSNVYSLTANISDNFQHENEFNSESIFEVNYSFDLSPGVPGAVVDDNSNETGAESSTMANAVGQLNYGGFNTILPSYNLHEMLVNDQVDPANAINDGNSESKRMTATIATRNGEGLYYQQEYSAIRGFAFGQSAYVKKHSNWYHLEAEPAQSRSGINFRHIRYADVLLMYAEAVIEANNDYETAIDYIDMVRSRAGVVTLRQYMADNAGMFPQLHVSKQVHGDFPMVAASSETVMKHLQRVERPIELCFEGHRWKDLVRWGIVQEVFDDLRADEIWREANKETELKVSDGGVAPLYIIERIRPDFVLAAANYNPAKHNYFPIPTQEVQTNDNL, encoded by the coding sequence ATGAAAATAATTAAATATAAAATATACATCATCCTTATAGGCAGCCTATTGCTATTTGGATGTAACGAGGATTCTTTCTTAGAAGAGATAAATCCTAATGCAATAACGCCAGATACCTTTTGGGAATCGGAGCAGCAATATACTAGTGCACTTACCTCTGTATATGGTGCATTGCAATTTCAAGATATAAGTGGCGGAGAATTGCAGTATGAAATGATTTTAGGAGATATAGCAGGAACAGAATCTTGGTATAGACCTGCAGCTTTTAGAAATTTGACGTATAATGATGGTACGTATCACGTAACCGATAAATGGGACCAATTGTATATAGGTATTTTTAGAGCCAATCAAGTAATTCAAAATATCCAAAATGCCGATAGTGCCATTTTTAGTGAGGATGCTAAACTGCAAATAGAAGCACAGGCAAAATTTTTAAGAGCTTTCTTTTATTTTCAATTAGCTCATAATTATGGAGGTGCTGTAATTCATACGAGTGTAGCAGAAACAAAAGAAGAATTATCTAAACCATTTTCCTCTATTGCAGAAGTTAATAGCGCTGTAATTTTTCCAGATCTAATTTTTGCAAAAGATAATTTACCACAAACTTGGGATGCTAAGAATATAGGTAGAGCAACATGGGGAGCGGCAAAAAGCCTTTTGGGGAAAGCATATTTATTTGATGAAGATTTTTCTAAGGCGGCATCAGAATTTAATGATGTGATCCAATCCAACGTGTATAGCTTAACCGCAAATATTTCTGATAATTTTCAACATGAAAATGAGTTTAACTCAGAATCTATTTTTGAAGTAAACTATTCGTTTGATTTAAGCCCTGGAGTTCCTGGAGCTGTTGTAGATGATAACTCTAATGAAACAGGAGCAGAGTCTTCTACCATGGCAAATGCCGTTGGTCAATTAAATTATGGAGGGTTCAATACCATATTACCTAGTTATAATTTACATGAAATGTTGGTTAATGATCAAGTAGATCCAGCCAATGCCATAAATGACGGTAATAGTGAGTCTAAAAGAATGACCGCTACCATCGCTACCAGAAATGGAGAGGGCTTATATTATCAGCAAGAATATTCCGCTATTCGTGGTTTTGCCTTCGGACAGAGTGCTTACGTGAAAAAACATTCAAACTGGTATCATTTAGAGGCAGAACCTGCACAGAGTAGATCAGGTATTAATTTCAGACATATTAGATATGCTGACGTTTTATTGATGTATGCAGAAGCGGTTATAGAGGCTAACAATGATTATGAAACCGCCATTGATTATATCGATATGGTAAGAAGTAGAGCAGGTGTGGTTACACTTCGCCAATATATGGCCGATAATGCAGGTATGTTTCCGCAATTACATGTAAGTAAGCAAGTACATGGAGATTTTCCAATGGTAGCGGCTTCATCAGAAACGGTTATGAAACATTTACAACGTGTAGAACGTCCTATAGAACTATGTTTTGAAGGACATAGATGGAAAGATTTAGTGCGTTGGGGTATTGTTCAAGAAGTTTTTGATGATTTAAGAGCAGATGAAATTTGGAGAGAAGCAAATAAAGAAACAGAACTTAAAGTAAGTGATGGCGGAGTAGCTCCTTTATATATAATTGAAAGAATACGTCCCGACTTTGTTTTAGCTGCGGCAAATTATAACCCAGCGAAGCATAATTATTTCCCGATACCAACTCAGGAAGTACAGACTAATGATAATTTATAA